In Anopheles arabiensis isolate DONGOLA chromosome 2, AaraD3, whole genome shotgun sequence, the genomic window CACATGCAGCGATACGAACGATTGTCTGGTGGCAGCGACCCGTGCGGTCGATTTTATGAAGCAAGTCGAAAGGCGCGTACTAGACGATCGCACCAAGGAGCGCAAGGTGCGGGCAGAACAGCAACGCTTGCAGCAGGAGCAAGAGCGCCAGAAGCgcgagagagaggaagaagctgccgaagaagaagaaaaacctgTTGACGAGCAAAAGTCAGACAAAGCGAAGCGCAAAAGAAagacgactgctgctgctgggggcCGAGGCGAAGTCATAAACTGCGATGATCCCAAAGCGAAGGGGAGCAATAGCAAGGcgaaagcaaaaaccaaaccggGAGCAATAAAACATACAGCTTCGTCAGGATGTTGGCATTCTTCTATGCTGTGgatgctgatgttgttgcttttggtCGCAACGTATCTGCTCTACACGAGGTACAACGATGTGCTGCACATGGCCCGCGAAGGCACCGTACGCGAAGCGCGTGAAACTATCCTCGAAGAGTACATCAAATAACTGCACCCGCGCctcacgatgatgatgttacATCAATATTGTGCATATATAaactataataataaaacgttAAGCGATTAAGAAGTGACATGTTTTTGCTTTACAATAAAAATACCGATTAGTGCCGGTAATAAGCTTAACCCTTCAAAACCGAAATCATTATTGCTACTTTTACTGTAGCAAGTTTTTCGCTTCGATCTGCATAAGGTACTGGTGAATATACCCTTGTACATCACAACGCGTCTGTAGTGGAAGTTTTCGCAGCACCGTACGAACGTAGCGTAAGAAAAACTTTTCAGATTCAGGCAGGATGCCAGTCGCTGGTAGCTGGCATTGATATGGCACTGACGCCTCTTGCTGgatgttttgcaaaatttcaGCCTTGGAGGACTCGTCCACGGCGTTCCGTCTTGTGCGAGATGGTCCTGGTGCCATGATGCTTTGTGCTGGTTGTTGCGGATCACAGTCACCCGTGGAGTGCGACTCCATCTTAAGAAACACCACGGAGTCATCCTCTTCCAGACCGTCTTTCAACTCTTCACGCATAAATTCCATCTCGTTTAGCTGCTCCATTGGCAGGTTGGTCTCTTTTCCTTCtaaatgttttttgtattccaCTATTCTTGCCTCAAACATCTGTTGGCAGCGCTCCACTGTGCATGAACAATTGATTTGGGAAGAAGGTGACAAAGCGAGCTTAGATACGTAAAATTAAATGGACTTACCACTGTACTTCAGCTCCCTCGCGGCTAGCTTCCAGCATTTTTTCACTTCTTCTGGAGTGGCAGGATCGTTTACcgcatacaaacacttgtATTTTCGAATGACATCGATGAATTTGGTcatttttcttaaaatatCAACACTCAGTTGGCCATTTACTAAGTACTCAACTGGTCATTTAGTAAAATATCTTGGCACCTTTGCAGTATGCGTGCTGTTGCTTTGATTTGAGTTTGTGgaataaaatggcaaaaaccCGGCTTGCCGGCGTCTGATTGACAGAACGTGTTGCAGGGTTGGATTGAAGCAGATACATATTCGAAAAACAGTTCTAATTAAATCGGTTGTTTTGTCTTTGATAAATGAAATGTCTCATTCATTTCAATAGAACACAATTATTTGTAAACCTATTGATAGTCGCCACTCCTCCTATGACACAGAaaaatttatacaaaaaatgGTAACGGAAACAATTTCGAACATCGAGCGCGTATTTTCGAAACATCCTAACACCCTCGAACGGTTTCGCGAGAGTTGCCTGTAATCTTTTTTTGGTGCTGTGCGGTGACCGATAGACACATTCAATCCGTACGGGAAAGTCGTGTTAGATTTTCGGCCGCATTTTCTACGCGAATCGTCACGCAAGTGCTGCAAATGAAACTGTGATCAAGTGAAAAGAATGTTTTGGTGAACTGTTCGCATTAATGTGTTGTAAAAAGGTGCCTAAAATCGAAGCAAATTCTACATGTTCCGGGTCCGTGTGGGTCGTGAATAGTGCTCTGCTGCAGCGACCGAGTGCATAAAGTTGCCAGAAGAACAACAGCTAGAAGAATACACGATTCAGAGGAGGTAAGGATGTGTGAAGAAAGaacagcaccgaaaacaacgACTGCATGAATTATTAAATCATAAATCGAAGGAGGCCGCGGTCCACCAAGCGGACGTCGCAGGGAATTTCGGGACCACCTCTTGACGTGGGCCGGCGGCTGAGATCGTGAAGAATACGACGACGAGTACCGGTTTTCGTTCTTTTGTTcgctcgcttttttttttttggttgcgtGCATACGGAATACTCATTCGCCACGTGGTTGTAGCCTGCCGGCGCCGGCGTACGAAAAAGAAGGGTTTAGAACACACGCCAGCCCAGCGGTAGAAAGTTAGAAAAGGATAAAACACACATCAGTGAGACAGTCTTCGAAACGGGAGAGTGAGAGTGCAAGTGAGAAAATTCTAACCGGGAGAGCAATGGAAGAGCggctggcacacacacacaaattgtgCACCAAATGTACGTAAAacgtgcgtgcgcgcgtttcCAACCCTCCCCCGGGCGCTTTTTGAGCCACTGTTGAATGAAACTCATCGCATCCGGGGGAAAATGGAGTAATATAAGCTCAAAAAACGTTCAATTATTAGGCATGTTTGAAGCCCGAGAACAGGAAGGGAAAGCCGAGGATCTACTTCATGGCTTGCTGTTCGTTTGCTCCAACGTTactcacacacaacaacacctgACGTAATGGATTCCGCTTGCCTAGGCATAAGACAGAGCGCGTACACGCACTATACACGCCGAAAATAGTTTCCGACCCGGGCTGGATTCcatttcgttctttttcgCTATCGAGAAATAGATCTGCCTCTCTGGCTGTTCGTTCGTCTGTTCCGCTGGCTGGCGTAAATTTCGCCTCATGCGTGTCCGCCACGCCACGCCGGTGCGGTTATTAGCAGCTCCCCAAAGCATGGGGGGAACCGTCGGTGCTAGCCCACATTgcccacacaaaaaaaaacctcctccATGCTGCCAGCGTAAGGCTTCTCCTTCATTTTAGCCCGCTATGAGCCGCCAGAAACTGCGCGAAAGCGGATCGCGAAAACGCGGCTTCTTTTTGTCCGGCTTTTACCGCTCCGGGCCACATTTGCTGCTACTTTTCGGTTTGGAAGCGGATAGGGgtggaaacacaaaaaaacacacactcaaaatGTACCAAACCGACGGATCGATACGAATAATCAGCTGAAGGGGGCAGCCAGAGAGCGGTTACAGTACAGTCCGAGTGGAGCctccgttttttgtttcgccccAGGATTACTACCCACCCGTGGAAGAAGACTCGTGGGTGGTGGGTTTTCCCTATCCCCCTCGAGCTTTTCCCCAGGCACGCAAACGCACCGCCGCCGGCTGTATGACGCAATTCAAGCAGAGGTGCGTAGCCAACGTTGacaggaaaaatggaaaacaaggTCAGTGTCCAGTCCATTCAGCGGAAGCATCGTGGCGTTCGCCCTTAATTTGTTTGTCCCAGCAACAACCATCGCAGCAAGCGGTGCACACATAATCCAATACAAACTGTACATTGATGCTTGGCTTGGGTGTCTTTTTTAGGAGAGCCGCAGCGGTACGGACAAAATTAAGAAGCGCAGTTACAATGTTGTTGCATATTCCCACCCCATTGGCAGCGAGTGACCGTTATCACAATGAGGCAACACAGAATGAATCTGTAGCGAATGGAAAGAAGCCAATTTTTTCCACCCACcccgaacaacaaaaaaaaaacggccagAAAACCGGCGAAACCGTTTTATTCAGAGAAAGAAAACCACCGCTATTTTCGATTGGTTCGGATCGTCTCCGTACAACACGCAGCCCATTTTCGCGGAACTCAATCTTGCAATCAACAGCGTGTATACATATCCGTTCTGGGTGGCGTGGCAGCATTGGTTGAGGCGGAATGAATTATATTTCCCTCTTGCCTGCCGCCTTCTCATTGGCGCCAAATTTCCTCCGTTATTGCAATTTTACGGCACTGCATGGGGGTAGAGACacaggtacacacacacatacacaccaaatTGCAAGTATGTTGTCCACAAACGGGGCGGAAAGCTGAGTCATCGTCATATGAAATGTGCAGtaaatgtgaaatatttttacctGCTCACGCCACACACAAGAAAACCTTAATAGTTTCCGATAGAAATTTGTATGTGTCAATCTTGCTGCGATGGATCTACATTTAGAATGATCATCTTCATCGAATCTTGTTTGCTAATGGCTCGGTACGACGAGACATACCTGCACCGATCGAAGACGAACAACATTCCTTTGCTCTTCTGAACGCACGTGCGTCGCTTAATGGCAAACGATTCTTCGAACAAATTCCACCCTCCGATAGCCGTACAGCCGACCAAGGAACCATCACCGTTCCCAAACGCGTGTCCCAAAGTGACCGAGTTCCGATTTGCTTGCCGAattgcgtgtatgtgtgtctgatGATTGTGTGTCTGTTCTGTAACGCCACTCGCGACTGATTTATTTTTGGCCTAGCcctacctccccccccccctgccatCTACTGCAATGACATCGAAAAACGCATCTCCCCTTTTCTGGCTTAAAACAAACCGGCACGAGCGGCAAATTCTTCGCCTGTAATACGCGTTGCGTTGTATTAAATGAGCAAAATGCTTTTAAATCATCAAACAGACCTTTCTCGTTTTGGTTTGCCGTTTTGCTGCTACCCCAATACGTTGAATACTGATGACAAATCACATCACGACTGGGGACGACGACTTTTCCTTTCGCTCAAGGGCGGTAACGGCTATGCGAAGTAGCGGTGGAGGGGTTTTATAAAGTTAGAAAATTAGCCTGATGCAATGATGATTCAGTGTTGGCGAAGAAAATGCACCAATGATACACCCCTCTGGCCTCTCAACCCACCAGAAGCCGGCAGTACGAACGCCCGAAGAGAAGGAAAACCCAGCGAATGAGCTGAGAAGAAAGACCCTGGCGGCGAACTAGAATGTATCAGTgcaagagagaaggagagagaaaaagagagagagagagttctGTTATGCTCACGAGTTTACTTGAAATTGAGCATAACGTCTCGGTCTAGGAGATACGAGAGAGCAGCCCTCCGCAGTGGTACCTGGGTACCTGGGTCTAGCATGCCATGCTCTATGCAATGATTGCAGAAGACACACCATACAATAAGAAacttggaaaggaaaaatgcaaacacaccaCATTTCGGCACCGCGGTTTCTCTCGCATTCTACTCAGGGAAAAGAATGTtctgcgtgtctgtgtgtgtgtatggcgtACCCACCCATTTGCATGGACGGCGAATCAGTGTACATTCACTGTTCAACCCTGCCGGGGGGCGCACTCCCTGTGTTTTCCAACGGCCACAGAGCCACACACGCGATAAATCAAAGTGAAAGGAAGGAACTACTCGACTCCACTGTGCGCTTTCCAGTCGTATTTGCAAGAGATTCGTCGATTTCTGCACAGGGGTGAGGTTCAAGGTTTGTGCGAGTGTATAAAACATTAACTCGGTCACCGAAAAACCGGTATTCCGTTCGAGTCTGTGATCGAAGCCGTTAGACGTAGCGTTAGAGAAGAAAAGGGGGCGCGCGCACGGACACAGAAAGACAAACCGTCGATCGCGCCCGGAGTGTAATAATCGATGATCTCGTTTTGTTGTGTGGTGAAAATACTGAGGTTTGTTTATCGATCGTGTCACACTCTGCGTGAGGAATACTGTGGGAGGTATGGGGGCaatgtgaacaaaaaaagtgtgATGTGTTATTAGTTTATTGATGGACAAGGTTCTATCGGTTACTCGAGCCCTTACACTAAATGCTGCGAGGAGGTTACAGTTTCCAACCTAGACTCAGCTCTGGGCCACAATAGGACCGATTATTGACAGCTTCGGGTAGCGCAGCATTTGTGGAATCAATTATCGAAtgtccctcccctcccccacacGCAATGGGATGGGGATGCTTCACAGTGGGGAAGGGAGCACAGGCCAACAAGGCAACAAGGGTACAACGCCAGAGCTTTGTATTGTTTGAACAGCAATTTTGTCTTGTCTCGTGACGGAACGGAAACAAACATCTCGCTATCACCAACACATCAACACAAACACTTATACAGTGTCCTCCCTCTGTTCTTTCAAGATCATAAAGATAGAATTGTATCTTAAAAAATACAGATCAACGTATATTTTGCAACACATTTCATTGTTAAGCAAATCGTTCCCAAACGATTCTCTCTTCCCTCAGGCGAAGAAGAGGCTAAGGCCACGCTCACTACAAAGAAAAAGGGTGCGCTCTACTTCCTAGGCGTGACCTTTCTCCTGCCATTTCATTGTGATTTCCCTTGGTGATTTTGCACATGTTTACCATAACGCCATCTCCTCCCCCCCATACCGCCCTTCACCCCATTCGttagacgacgacgacggaggAAGCGTATTTAACTAGCGCCGTGACTTCGTGCTCAAACAAAACCCCCCATCTATTATAGTCCAAGTATCGATTCGATCACGCGGACACTTCGAACGCGGCCCGAGAACGTTTACATTTCGCGCCAAAGTCAATCGCCAACGCCAACGGACACAATCTCTCCTGCCTAGTCGCCATGGCAACTGGGCGTCTGAACGGGAAACTTGCACTCCTAGCTACAGTAGCTGCCAACTGTGCACCTACACTCGTTCCCCCCACTCTCTTGCTCcgtctctttctttctctctctttctctttacgTGTCTCAAACAATCAACAGCTTTGCTCCATTAgagtttttatttgcttttgcttcacaactctccttcttcttccttctttctcGTAGCCACCAGTCTGTGTTCAATGTTCTAAGCACGCGTTCACTACTTATTCAAGCGAATCGTGCGTCTTATACGCCACCCCCCTTCGGCCTGTCTTTACCCCCGTCTCTGTATCACGGATGCTTAGAATCGATGGTTAATATTTTGCATTGCAAAGTGGAAGAATTAGCTTATTTGTTTAGGTGACTGCGGCTCTGCGCCCCTCCACCCGTTGTCGAGTGGGTGCCAGTGCTAAAGATGAAGTATCGCCTCCCCCAACCCCCTGTTAATGGTTGGGGATTACTCAATCGTACACGGAACGCCACATCAGGATACTGGGAATGACGTTTTGAAGTGTTTAATTTTAGCAAACAACGTTTGCGCTTGTTCTTCTTCCCAAGTCGATCAATACGCTTTCCGCTGGACCAATCAGCGTGGGTTGTAAACTCATTTCGGGAACCAGATGACGACACACCGGCGAGGCACCAACTCCCCAAGGTGGCCTACGTAATTTCGATGACGTTGCACAATGCCACCGCGTAGGAAACGCATCGGATTAGACGCGCTGAAACGCGTTCTGCAGTCCAGCGCTATTCCAGCCCTCAGCCATCCAACCCCTGCGGGTACATGATGTCGTTTTACGCTACGCCTTCTCTCTCTACGTTACACCGATAACGCTATCACCGATAAGAAGTCCCTCGTAGGTCCTTGGTCGGGGTGAGCGGGGGAAATAAATTCCGACCTTCCGACGCTGGTGTGGTTTTGGgtgtggtgggtggtggtcGCCGTTTCGTAGTGGCGTTTCCACACGATGATAACGTGTATTTTCGTTTCGCGCCTTATAAATACTACGGCTCCGACCGGATCATCGCATAGCGCAGAACCTTCAGAAGTATTACAGCATTACAACAAATCCGGctgccaaaaaaaaccctcccttCGTAGCCGTACATAGTAATCGGCTGTGGTCTGAAATTAGTTCCCAAGTAGTAACCCTTGGATATTGCATCATTCGGCAAAGAGTCGGCAATGTGTCGGAGACACCACGCGGTAAGCGACCCCGTTGAATGCGCCAAAAACTATCGTAtcgccggcggcggcggcggcgagagAGCCACACAGAACAATACCCAAAACAAGAGCAATGTGCTGGTGTGTTGGTGTCATCGATCagcgagagacagagcgaAAGAGAATCGAATAGagaggcgagagagagagagagcagtgGCTTTGAAATGTGTTGGCGCGTCAGCAAATAACCGCTAGACTGTAGATAGACGAAGCGCAGAGTGGGGGGGTTGGTGGTTAGTAGTAAGTATGTAAGTAGCAATCGCATTCGGAAACACCGAGTCGAGTCGGTCCTCTCACAGTTCACCATTGCCTTGGGCATCAGTCAAGCTTTCAGTTATCGTTTGACAGTTGCCGTTAGAAGAGGTGCCTCTAGAAGTAGGTCGCGCCGCACACACTGCCGCACAACCGATTGAGAAGCGCCGAATTTCACCTTCAAATCCTGGTAGgcatttccttccttccgtcCTTTATTGCAATAGCACCTTCCCTCTTCGGGAACGGGTAACTAGGATTAAGGATTTCTTCAGCGACGTTGTCAGTGTTGatcagtgtttgtgtgttttgtgtgtgtgtgtgtgtggttggtgaAGAAAGTGGGTTGAAAGTTGTACAGCGTTTTTTATTGGGGTGAAGAGAGTCCCCGTCGTGGTCGTAAGTGGTTCTCcgtaaaagcaaaaggtgaagtgGAATTATTTACAGTAATTAGAACTTTGATAGAGAACCCTCTCTCCGCGCTTGGTGGTGCTCGTGTAGTTTGTCGTACGTCGTTAACACGACATCGAGCTGTTGTTGGGAGGTCGTTGCGAGCGGGAACGCATTAGAAAACGGCGGGCACGTGGCTTTGAAATCTAATATTCTTCAATACACAGTTGCGCTTCTATCGGGAAGGTTTGCTCCTACTCCCTTGCCACCAGTTCGAGTTCTCTCCCTACACCTCTTTTACTGCAGTTCTGTGTTTGCAGAACAGTACACGCCTGGTGTGTGCACGTTCTGGCTCATTACGCTTCGTTCCACAGAAGGGAAGTACTCAATTATTTTGCCGCGCGCATCGGGTTACATCCACGTCGCCCTAATGCTTTGCTAATACACAAGTTAGACAACCTCACCTGGTAGTAACTTTTGCGAGGAAAAGCCCCCGGAGCTCCGCTAGAAGGCTTCCGTAACATCGTCCCAGCCTACTACGCCATTTGCAGAGGTACTTATCGCATtgttcccgaaaaaaaaacaggtgttTGGCTGGACTCACCGTGTTATCAAGCTACTACAGAGCAAGAATTTCAATGAGAAATTACGCTTACTACGATTATTACTGAGGGAACAACACAGCTCAGCTGATAAGCCCAATAGTGGGGGTGGTGTGATCGCATTCGCTTTGAATGACAACATAAAAAGCTTCATGACGATGCTTCCAGAGGCAATCGGACGGGTCGTACAGAAGCTTTGTCGCTAATTTGTCGGTCGAATCGACCCAAAGGCGGTGCCGTTACGTGTCAAATGTGCTAAAAGTTAAATGCAAACAGTTTGCACCGATGCTCGAATCACTTTTAGCGCTTTTCGCGCGTGATTCCCTTTCATCCCTTTAATGTTCCGGTCGGCCTTGGCACAGAAAGGTAGCCCGTGTGTCGGCCGATTCTTGGCCCATTTTCTGCTACGAACCCTCGCCCGGCCCGGCCCGCCCGGTACCACTGTCCTGGAACTTGTTGCTTCATCTGGTTGCCATCTGTGTTTGCCAAGAAGCGCAAGGGTAGAATAACGTCAGAGAGATTGCCGGCGGGAACAGGGCGAGCTTACCAGTGGGCTGGCTTACTCGCTCGAGCCTACCATAACCAGTTTCCCAGAAATCAACGGTTCAGCAGTTCGGCTGTTCTCTTGTGTGCCTTCTTCGAAACATTGGAATCctccttcctttccttcctcccTTCGTTTTGGGTTTGCAGTTGTCCCTACAGTCAGCAAAATTTACAAGCCCCCTTACTTCTCAAAGTTTCCGATTTTCTCAGCATGAGGTTGATAATTTTTGTAACGCTCAACAAAAAGTGTCCGTTTGGCCGTTATACGATAAACGCAAAcaggtacacacacaaacgcgcgcgcacttCCCTTGGGAGTTGAAAATGGTCATATTTGCATTCTACAATTGTTTTAGGTTTCACCACACTCCACCAACCAGGCAAGAGGGAAAATTTGTGCAAGCTTGGCTAGTTTTTCTGGACCCAATCAGGAGGTCGTCGTCTGGGTCAGTGGTCCGGGGGGTTGGTTCGGGGGGCTACAAATGGAGTCGTATTTCACGCGCGTGTTGTAGCGTTCCTATGAATTTCCCAAACACGAGTAGGTTGCATCAGAAAACtagctgcacacacacacgatttgATATGCATTGACCGACGACCACGTGGTGGAAACGATTCTAAACCATTTAGAGGTTATAACGAATAACCCCTACTCTAGCAAATGGTTGAAGAGAGGAAAATAATGATCCCAATTTTGAGCTCCCTACACATGTAATGGACATTTAAATGATGCACAACCATGAGTATTGGCCTGCGACTGTTGAGTGCTTTCGATGGAAGGTTTCTGAGGCGTAACCAGAGTCTCCATGAGATTGTGTTGGATCGATCGAAGCAACCCGTATTCTTTTTAGCACGCGCAAGATGTTGCATAACGATCATGGCTTGCTCGTTTGCTAATAGATGGCGAGAACGCTCGTAAATTCGTCTCCGAACTTCCGCAAGCCCTTCACGACACACCGGACATTCCAAAGGCCGGACATGCTTGAGGTTCATAAAGCGCCACCGTACAATGTTTGACAGTTGCGGCGTAACAGAATGTCTAAACGATCGTTAAAAAAAGACGAGTGTCGACCGTGTTTTTGCAACATCCCGCGCCCAATGGAACGAAACACAAGCGAAAATCAACAAACTAGTTCCGCCACAAACACCagattaaaaaataatcaaacatacaaacagaAGGCGGGAAACAGAAAGCCGCCTTCCAAAGTCCggcaaaaaagtaaataacCCTGGAGCGCGCAGGTGGCGCTTTTGATAGCCGTGAGAGGGCGTGGGGTAAGATGTAATGTAAATGCAACGTGATCGTCACCCGGAAGTAGCCGTTCGAGTTCGAGTTCTGACTGTTGAAGGAATGAGCGAAATCAGCGACCAGTGTCTACACAAAAAGGTCATCAAAAGGTGTCCAGTTTGGTCACTCTACTGGAGTGTGATTCGCATTTCCCCTTTCCATTCTATCGATCTGGAAACCGGAAGCGTGTTGGTAACGGGGCGATAGCAGCTCGAGTTCCTGCTCACAAAAACTGCAATTTTAAATCACCACACCAATCTGCTCACGTTAAACAAGATAACGATAACGTGGAAGCGCATCCACTTACATACAACATGTTATCGATTTTGAAAAGTATCACACTCTTGTTGCCACTTCCCATCGTTCGAAG contains:
- the LOC120898540 gene encoding leucine-rich repeat-containing protein 59-like: MAMKQQDENDEKINVRDRLTDNVLDLSLMNISKVPVQEIKTLRRATILDLSNNRISIIESNFTDLTQLTQIDLSKNRITTICDDFGLLTNLRRLDLYKNQLTRLPLTFGRLKNLKYLDLKENPLNPAFKKIIGTCSDTNDCLVAATRAVDFMKQVERRVLDDRTKERKVRAEQQRLQQEQERQKREREEEAAEEEEKPVDEQKSDKAKRKRKTTAAAGGRGEVINCDDPKAKGSNSKAKAKTKPGAIKHTASSGCWHSSMLWMLMLLLLVATYLLYTRYNDVLHMAREGTVREARETILEEYIK
- the LOC120898542 gene encoding uncharacterized protein LOC120898542, coding for MTKFIDVIRKYKCLYAVNDPATPEEVKKCWKLAARELKYSVERCQQMFEARIVEYKKHLEGKETNLPMEQLNEMEFMREELKDGLEEDDSVVFLKMESHSTGDCDPQQPAQSIMAPGPSRTRRNAVDESSKAEILQNIQQEASVPYQCQLPATGILPESEKFFLRYVRTVLRKLPLQTRCDVQGYIHQYLMQIEAKNLLQ